One genomic window of Saccopteryx bilineata isolate mSacBil1 chromosome 4, mSacBil1_pri_phased_curated, whole genome shotgun sequence includes the following:
- the PCBD2 gene encoding pterin-4-alpha-carbinolamine dehydratase 2 isoform X4: MSRVALQAEKMNHHPEWFNAYNKVQITLTSHDCGQLTKRDVKLAKFIEKAAASI, encoded by the exons ATGTCCCGAGTTGCTCTACAAGCAGAGAAGATGAATCATCACCCAGAATGGTTCAATGCATACAACAAG gTCCAGATAACCCTCACCTCGCATGACTGTGGTCAACTGACCAAAAGAGACGTGAAACTGGCCAAATTCATTGAAAAAGCAGCTGCTTCAATATGA
- the PCBD2 gene encoding pterin-4-alpha-carbinolamine dehydratase 2 isoform X3: MLRLAFGFMSRVALQAEKMNHHPEWFNAYNKVQITLTSHDCGQLTKRDVKLAKFIEKAAASI, translated from the exons GCATTTGGCTTTATGTCCCGAGTTGCTCTACAAGCAGAGAAGATGAATCATCACCCAGAATGGTTCAATGCATACAACAAG gTCCAGATAACCCTCACCTCGCATGACTGTGGTCAACTGACCAAAAGAGACGTGAAACTGGCCAAATTCATTGAAAAAGCAGCTGCTTCAATATGA